The Salvia splendens isolate huo1 chromosome 20, SspV2, whole genome shotgun sequence nucleotide sequence ATAAATCGGCTAGTAACACTTATAGCCTGAGCCAAATCTGGCCTTGTGCATAGCATTGTGTACATTATGCTTCCTATGATGTTTGCATAAGGTATCTTGCTCAGCTCTCTCCTCTCTGAGTCATTCTTTGGTTTCTGATCCATGCTCAACTTAAAGTGAGCAGCCAATGGTGTAGAGACAGGTTTGAAGTCATCAGCCTgaaatttcttcaaaactctcTGGATGTAATTCCTCTGCAACAACCTGAGCTCTCTCTTTGGCCTATCCCTCAGTATATCCATGCCAAGGATTCTCCTTGCatttccaagatccttcatttcaaacttggaTTCCAGTTCAGCCTTGATTCTCTCAATCACTCCCAGATCTGCTCctgccacaagcatatcatcaacatacaaaagTAGAAAAGCAATTGGTACACCATTCCTTTCTCTGATGTAAACACAGCTATCatactttacatgatttatatagtttgaaacaatgatttatatagtttgatgcttgcaaaagtatgaATGAATGTGAAGTAGAAAAATATGTTACAACACCAACAACACTCAAAAGTAGAAAAATCAGCTTCGTATTAATTAGTGACACGTCTCTTGAAACAATGGAATTACAGTATATTAGAAGTCAGAAAATGCTGAATGTGAAGAATGCCAACAATCGCACAATATCACATATATGGTGTGTGTTGCCACCAATTCTAGGTCTGTCTCTTTATTGTTCAAATATTCACCAATCTTCTAACACTCTTTTTATTCATAAATTGGAGAAAAGGCTCTTAACAATCATCTTTTTTGAGATGTCATTGACATATAACAATCATCGTATTCTATTCTAGATGCTGTTGACAAATAATTTTCATCGTATTCTCGAGATGTTATTGGAGAAAATGCCTCTAACACTCCATTTATTCAATGATTCGAGAAATTATTGCCTTGAACATTAATCATATTCACCAATTTTGTGATATTCAAATTCTCCACTATATTTATCTCACAATAATTTCCTTTCCTCTGTCGATCATTGTATTCTTAATGTTATTGACAGGTATATATCCACAATGAATGAATGATGTTTCAATACTAACTTTATAAACCTTATGTTATAATATCATCGACATATGATATAATATCATCAACCATATGCTATAATATATTATCGAGAATGATACATATATAATCATGCAAAGTAAATCTTAATTATATCTCTAAAGATTTGATTTTGGATTGTGAAACTCAAAACTTGAGCAACATTACTACACTTTGAGTTGTTTTGAGtacaaaaaccaaaacaaaattgATACTTCTCTACTTCCACTATATACACTTTTCACATATCAATCCTAATGAAGAAAATCTCTTATAAAAATCAAGATTTCAAGCTCTGATGGATCTCCCCACAGAGGATCTGACCCTGAACACATGCTCTTCACCGGTGCACTGATCCACCTTCACAATCCAGTTGCTCTTACCCCTCTTTACAGCAGCCGGCGCCGCCACTCTCGTGAGCAGCAGCCCCTCCCCGATGGGCAGCAGCTGCGTGCGCGAGGGGCTGCTGCGCCACGTCTCCCTGCAGAAGGCGTTGTACCCGAGCACGATGGTGTTCCCGTGCGCCTCTCGAACAGCGGCTCCTATGATCTCCTCGTGGCTCTCGAGGTTGCAGTCGATGGCGATGAAGTCCGAGTCCTTGCAGTAGCCGGGCAGGAGCGCCTTGGCGTCCCCTGCCACGAACTCAATGCTGCCTGCATTGGGGCCGAGAGCGGCTGTGGAGGCCTGGAGCTCGTCCCGCCCTCGGACAATGCAGACGAGGCGCCCTCCCGTCTGCTGCGCTGCAGCGAGGAGGGCGAGGGCGGTGGAGTCTGCGGCTCCACTGCAGGCAACCACCATGAGCTGAGCATTGTTCCCTGCTGCCATGGCTGAGATGAACTCTGCTGCATTTGGCTCTTTAGCACTCTTTCCCTGCAAATACATACACATTTGTATAAGCAAAACACACataactatatatatacataaatgaTTGAATCATTGATTAGGGATTTCATGAAACTCACCATTTTCATGGTTCTGAGATAGGCATTGGTGGCATTTTCAGCAGACCAGCAAGCCATTTTCTGACTGAAAAATGGGAAATTGGTGAAGCTGAAGAGCAGTAATGGATTGTGGTGGTGAAGTTGATTTGCTCAACTCTTGTTAAGGAATATATACgtgtgaagagagagagagagagagagagaagcaaAGGCATGTGGGGACTGAGTTTATCCAACTGTCCATGCTTGGGAATTCAATAAATTATGTTAAAAACCAACTTGTTTCCAAGGGTGATAAATGCTTGTTGGTGGAAGCTGTAACGGTGTTTTATATTGAAACGGGAAGGGGAGATTCCTCACTTAGGTTTGATTGGTCTCTCATTCACGTATTGTATATGGTTTAATAGATATGGTTGTAACAAACTCCTGTCAAATCTTATAGGAGGTCATGAAAAAAGAAAACCAAGACGATAACAAGAACCAAGCCAAAGCATTTAACCGCACCGATCGCTAGTTTTTCGAGTATTTACATACGACCTATGTATCACCGACTGACAACAAATAGAGGATTGAGAGCGAAGATTATTTAGTTCGATTCACAAGAGCAATGCCTAAGACTAAGACATCGTTATGCTCGAAGCTAACTCACTAATTTAAGGAGACAGGTGGTGACTAAGGTAACCGACATTATTTAGAGTTTGAATACCCGCGAGATAACCATAAATAGCaagaaattaaaaagaaattttgTGAAGACAAATAATAGTTAAATCAAAGCCCTAAACTGCGCTAATCGATGGTTTTTCGAGTGTTTCGAAAACACATCTAGGAACTATTGGACTAAGCATTGGCTTAACTATTTAAACCGGAAGTTGAGCCTCATACATGAATATCACAACAAGCCTCCTCACATGTGAGTCTTTCGTAGTAGTGTTTGTTAATATCCGAATAAGATCACTCATGTTAGATTTTACAAAAAATTTAGTATACTAAATATTCGTTGTGAATCTGTAATTTATGTAAATGCAAGAGTTATATATACTTCATATATAAGTACAATAAATGGTGCATGGCTCATATAATATAGTATATGGTAGAAGAATCTAGCTTTGTATCTCTCTTCCTTGTCTCTGTGAATAATTAAACTAAAGAGTGTTGTCAGAGTGAGAAGAGATAGCGGTTTCCACTGCCCCCGGACAGGAATACAGAGATGTAGATGAGATCAAGCTGTTTCCAACCTCAACACACAATCCCAGAATCCACAAACATGCATGTCTCCTTGGCCTCTTTCCTGTCTTAAACCAACTCCCTTCCCATCTGTCTCTCATTACCCAAAAAAACAACACATATCAACTCACAATGAGAAGATCAGATTAGTCAGAGTTCTGACTATGGGGGGAGCACTTTGTTGGGAGATGAATCTGTGCATAGATTTGATTTGAATAGTCATGATCCTCACAATCACAATCTCCCATTATGGCTTGATAGCAAATATGGATGGGCCATTGGGCATCCCTTGATGACAATCAGCATTCAGCACCCTTCACATGCCTACATGACTGACTATTGCAGGAGATGTCTTGCTTGTGGACCAACTGAGACGTTTCCTTTCGACACTAATTTACAAGTggtgaaaaaagagaaaaaattgacTCTGAATACCTTGAAATATCCAAGAAATGAAGAGTGagactttatttttttaattcctgtcttttctcttctctcctctctccatatgttttaaataaatttcTCTTATTCCTCttatatcattttttaatcCTTCAATGCATCCATATTCTCTTTATTTGGGATGGGAGTGATCCATTGTTCTAGTCGCTAACTACAACTGATTCCCGTAGccttcacaaaaccattcaCACACCAGATCGAATccagatttttttttctcaatttcagCTCACCGTTGAAGATCGCCTTCTTCCGATCATGGGGAACTCCTGCTGTCTGATGTGCGCGTGCGTGGAGCAAGCCAGTGTTGGAGTCGTCGAGAGGTGGGGCCGCTTCGACCGCCTCGCGCAGCCTGGTTTCCACTTCCTCAACTGTCTCGCCGGCGAATGCCTCGCCGGAGTTCTCTCCACCAGGATCCAATCGCTCGACGTCAAAATTGAGACTAAAACTAAGGTCGTCTCGTCTCCTCTTCGTGATCTTACTAATCTCTCTGCTTACTGAATTTCGTTATTGGAGATGCCTTTGTTTCGATCTTAGCTGTTACTCCTATTTGTTATTTGTTGCGCTTTAATTGGGCGTTCTTCCGCGGATTGATTAATTTCTGTTAATTGAAGAACTTGTTTGGGTGGATTGATTAGGAAAGGAGGATTGTTTGGTAGAACTTGCCTTTGATTATACTCATGTCTTGAGTATTGCTCTATTGAGAATGATCTTTGTCTGGTTAATTGTGAGAGAATGATCAAACATTAAGTTCtgttttttagtttaattgGGAGAAGAATGCTGAAATCAAAGTGTTTATGGTTCTATTGTATCTATGCTGTCGAATGAAAACCAAATTTTATGTCTTTAAGCAGAACTTCATGTAATACTGGAATCATGTCTTTATTGTTTACAATTTGTGCCTTAAGCTTCGTCTATGTGATCTTTGCTAAGATCTCAAGGTTTGATACTGTTTATAATGTTCTTGGATAAATTGACTGTCTGCCCCCTTTTCCAGTTTTGCTAGGAGGTAGAAACCTTTAGCCTTTAGGTGTTGTAAATGTAAAATTACCACCAGAAATAAGATTTTTTCTCGTAATAAGTAAAGAACAAACTCTCAAACCATTTAACAAATCCATGAACGAAATAGTTCAATGTGAAACAAAGTATAGCGAGAGAAAGGTGCTTTAGAACAGATACGCATACTAACTCATAGTATATCCTTTATGCAGCAATTGGACAGTAAAAATGCACAGTCGGTAACCATGTCGcaatttataatttcatatgCTTAGTTTATATGGAACGGAATACTTACACGTCCAATGAAACAGGACAATGTCTTTGTTCAGCTGCACTGTTCAATTCAATACAGGGTAATAAAGGAAAATGCAGATGATGCCTTTTATGAATTGCAAAATCCCAGAGAGCAGATTCAAGCCTATGTATTCGATGGTAAACAACTTAAGTTTTGCATCACATGTCCTTCACTTCACTGTCTTTCTTATACTCATTGTTATACCAGTTTCGTCTTATGCTGTGTACACTTGTCTGACTAGTGGTACGAGCTCATGTTCCAAGAATGACTCTGGATGAGGTGTTTGAACAAAAGAGTGATGTTGCTCAAGCTGTATTAGAGGAACTTGAAAAGGTAAACTAGAATTTTCAAATTGGTTTACTAATACTTAGTGCTAATTCACTCTATGCTATGATAGAAATACCAGACTTTTTTTCACTCTATTGTATTTTTGAAAGGCTATGCATGAGTTTTTCAAACTATAATGGTTGATTGAAAATATCCTATGAGAATCATATGTTACCAAAGCGTACATTTTGAGTTAATTCATGTAACAGGTCATGGGAGCCTATGGATATAACATAGAGCACATATTGATGGTTGATATTATTCCTGACCCCTATGTAAGGAGCGCTATGAATGAGATTAATGCAGGTTGGTGTCCTACTAAAATTTATCCTCACTATAGCTTTGAGTTTCAGGAAAGTTAAAATTATGCCTAGTGTTGCTTAGCGTATGTTGAGTGTACTAATTAATACTGTCACCGTGCTAGAGTCTATGATCCTGTTTCTACGTTTATGAACATGAGTATTCCATGAGGATGACGCACTTATGCTAACCAAATACTCCCTTTGTCTATCCCACTTAAAATGACTCGTTTTCCTAAGAGGAAACACCATAATCTCTACTTTATTTGACAAATAAATTGTGTAACAGCTCAAAGGATGCAACTTGCAAGTGTATACAAAGGAGAGGCAGAAAAGATTCTCCAGGTCAAGAAGGCGGAAGCGGAAGCGGAAGCCAAGTATCTTGGTGGAGTCGGGGTGGCCAGACAGCGACAGGCAATTACCGATGGGCTTCGGGAAAACATCTTGAACTTCTCCGATAAGATTGAGGGAACTTCAGCAAAGGAGGTTATGGACCTTATCATGGTCACCCAGTACTTTGACACGATCAAGGACCTAGGGAATAGCTCGAAGAACACTACCGTTTTCATACCCCATGGCCCCGGTCATGTCCGGGATATCGGTGAACAGATACGCAACGGCATGATGCAGGGAGCAAGTGCACAACTTATGGACCAATAATTTACCTGCTTTCTCTAATTATCTTCAATAAAAAAGTTTCATGAGATATGGTGACCAAATATCTCTACATGGTTATGAGATGTTAAGATTTTATCATTCgtcatgtgtatatatatacgtGCACAAATGTTATTTGATATGTTAGTTGATTGAATTCAAGAAGGATGTTACTTGTTACTTTCTTACTTTAAAACCTTATAATTCCAAAATGAATACTATTGTTAAGTGTGTCAAGCTCCATATATTATGCACCCCATGAAACAAACGAGATCGAACATATACTgttttttgaataaaataaaataatacaactCAGTTACAATCCTAGATAGTACTACTATACTGTAAATAAAGAAGATGTAGGTATGAGTGTTGTTGTGTTGTATGTTAATTCATTCTCTTTAACAAAAGAGCATGAGCAATGAAACTACCATTTCTTGAGGTGTTGAGTGGCAGAAACATGTAGAGAGAATCCatgccccttggcctagcggtaaagggcgCTGGATACCCGCGTCTATCCTGGAGGTCACGAGTTCGACCCCTGGGAGCCccaacttgggattaatttcgTGACAGTTGACTAGCCGTGTACCAGTTCTGGGGTCGGCAAGTTGACTCGTTTGTTCCCAAGGGGACATCGAAGCGCGtctcggtggtaagacgcttcacctccgaccgttaggccgggggtccgagtcacttcgggggtagatgggaaaccatcgttgatcctcctttaaaaaaaagaaacatgtagagagagagagatgggctGAAAAGCCCACTCAAAGTGGGAGATGATGGAGTGGACGAAATACTAATGGTGTCTAGGGCCCATattcattttactttatttttaatagaaAAAGGAAACTCTGTGTTAGGGTTTAAGAGAGCTTGTGAACACAGTTCGTTTGCTTCTCTGAGGTTTTACACAATTCCGCAGTCGACAGCAATGGCCTTCTGGGGTAATCACTCGATCAATTTTTAAGTTGTTCTTTTCATCGTTTAATTAGTGAGACTTTGTTCAGAGCTTTATATACAATCTACTCGCCttcaaatatttgatttttgCTTTTGGATTATCAGGGATTGAAGTAAAGCCAGGCACTCCCTACACTTTGTCTGACGAGGAGAGAGGGAGACTTCATGTAACTCAGGTTTGTCTAATTTGAATACTTCATCGTTATTTTACCTATGAATTTGCTGTGTTTAATAAGTACTTTATCGATTTGTATTCATGAAGTGAGATTTAATTGTGCAAGATTATACTTTTTGGAGCTCTGAATTTAGTTTTTGCTTGATATGTTTTCAGGCGACATTAGGTTCAGGGGAATCAACAAAGAAGAGCATATTACAGTGTGAAGTGGGAGATAAAGACCCGATTTACCTATGCTCGTTGCTGCCCGATAAGCTCGAGACGTGCCCCTTGAACCTCGAGTTCGAGGAAGACAAAAAGGTCACCTTCTCAATCGTTGGCCCTCAGAGTGTGCATCTCTCTGGTTTCTTCTATGGTGATGAATCTGAAGATGAGGATGAATCTGATGAAGATGGTTATGGATGGTATCCTTAATTAAACTCCCTGTTTTGGTGGTATTGCTTTTGGCCTTTTCTTGCTTTGCAGTGAAACAAATTAGTTAGGTTGTGTGAGACCAGGAAGTTGCATTATTAGATTTTCGTTTTTgtgtttttcagttttttctgCATTCTTTAACTTGTGAAGCAATCTATAAACTCCCTGTTTTGGTGGTATAGCATAAACAAATAGCCCTTCTCTTGCTTTGCAATGAATCAAACGAGTTAGGTTGTGTGAGAAAAAAGCATGACTCTTTatcatttttgtgtttttctgtATTCTTTAACTTGTGAAGCTGCTATGAGGAGGATGATGCAATGGGGATTGGTTCTGAAGATGAGGAAGATTTTGACTATGATTCTGAAGATGAGGAAGACGAGGACTGCTCTGAGGATGACCTTTGCTGCCGGCACCCCCATTCAACTGTTCGCAACAGTGGAGGTATTTTCTTCTTATAATGATTAATGTCTAACTTAAGGTGCTCCATACACTACCAATATTTTCATTCTGTTTGATCTTAAAAGTTCGCCAAAGGTTAAACTTTGCGGGAGGAAGCTTGAATTTGATTGCTGAATACATATGTTTTGACGTTGCTACTAAAGTCTCTAGAATTTTCTATGAAAGATTGGTTCAGTTTACTGAGTTTTCCTTCTGTTTTCTGTTAATTGTGGCAGTGAAAATTGAAGAGATAGTGGATGATGAAAAGCCTACCAATGAGAATGGCGTGTCCAAACaagcaaagaagaagaagaaagctGCTGGAAACGAAAACTCCAACAGCCAGATTGTTACCAAGACTGAAACTAGTGTTCCCGTCCTTGAAAGTGAAGATGAAGATGGTTTTCCTGTACCTGCATCTGATGAAACTAAACATGAAAGTATTGGTAAGAAATCCCAGAACAGGAATGAAAAAGCTGATGCTGGTTCAGAGAGAAAGTTGAAAAGAAAGAGTGGTGAAATCGACCAAAACGAACAACCTGCAAGGTAGAGTATATTTTAACTTACTGCATTAGCTGAACTTCTGTTAATGTATTGGTACTGTTTAGGATTCAGATGTCTTTTCATTATAAGTTGTAGTATTTTCTAATAAGTTTTCTAAGTTTATCTACTTTTCCTATTTTCAGGGACACCACTGAAAATGAGGTTAAACAAAAGAACAACAAGAAGAAAAAGGTAGCGCAGAATTCTCTACAAAATGGAAAACCTGATTCTAAGGTTACGGTAGAGCCTCCAGTATCTGAAGCTGGAAGTGATCTCAAGTCGTCTTCTGAAAAGTAAGattcaaaaatggaatgcacattttttttgtgggacggataaaaatggaaagtgcacatatttttatgggacggaggtcacggagggagtattttttatgagTTTGTCAAAATTGACATGCAACACTTGAATCATAGTTTTCAACTTGCTATTTTTAGATTGATACTATTGGCATTAATGGTCATGCAGCTATTTACTCCGTCCCTCATTTTTCCATCGATCCTAAAACAAGATGCCGTACATGTGTTTTGAGTTCTTGAGATGAAAGGCTTGTGCTTTTTACTTggcaatttattttgtttttgatgTATTTTGTCTTGAGTCTTGATGGTATATGATACAACTGTTAcaggaagaaagaaaagaaaaagaacaagaaaaacAAACTGCAAGAAAATGCACAGACTCCGAGTGCAGAGAAGAAAGTAGCAGAGAAAAATGAAACCGATGTGGAGAAACAAGAGAAAGGAGGAGCATCTAAGTCACTACAAGTGAGGACATACCCGAATGGTCTTGTAACAGAGGAGGTGGCAATGGGTAAACCCGATGGAAGAAGAGCTTCTCCAGGGAAAAAGGTGAACTCAACTATTTTCTGCTCTATGAAAAATGACTATGTAGCTAAATATGCACACACTGTTCGTTCGGATTGCCAATTGTTCTGTGTTTCATAACTGTTTACTTATGCAGGTTAGTGTCCATTACATTGGCAAGCTGCAGAAGAATGGCAAAATCTTCGACTCAAACGTTAGAAAAGCACCCTTTAAGTTTCGCCTAGGTATCCTATCTCTTAAGTAATTTGCAATCTATACTAGGCGTAGACATGTACCTTTCTTTCTAGCTAAATATTTTCATCATTGTGCAGGTATTGGCCAAGTTATTAAGGGATGGGATGTTGGTGTAAATGGTAATTATCACtgagttaaataatgcacaattAGGAACTGTTTTTCCCGTCTCAATTACGtaatgaatttaatttatttaaaatgagcAGGCATGCGCGTAGGAGACAAACGAAGACTCACAATCCCTCCAGCTATGGGGTAAGATATCTTCATCCAACTTTTCTGTTCATGGCTAAACCTTATATAGACTGGCAATGTTCATTTGTAACTTGGAGTATAATAAGATTGATACAAAACCTGAACTATATCTCTTCCTTGCCACTGCAAGCCTTAGGAGTGCAAAATCTGAGAACGAAAACAGGATAACTGCATGTATGTGCACATTTTACTGTGGTGAGTGGAGTGCCTAACATAATACTACAAGAAATCCACAGCAAATTGAGCAGGGGAATTAGTTTCCACTTGAGTTATTGTGCTGTTGTTGCATAACAGTAGAATAGTTTAGCATATACTAATTTGTTGTTGTAATATGCAGCTATGGTGCCAAAGGATGTCCACCAGCAATACCTCCCAACTCATGGCTGGTGTTCGATGTGGAGTTGGTCGATGTCAACTAAGCAACTCTACCTTATATCACCACAAACATTTGTGCACCATATTCATTGAATTTTGTTGTTTCACCTATGGTATGTACTATTTGTGGTGTATCCCAGTTTTGTACGTGCTGCTGCACAAGAGTGGTGGCATTTGGGATGTCGAAACTTATTTGAAATGCACTTCCGATTTATGATcttttgaatttagtgtttaaatTAGATGCA carries:
- the LOC121781772 gene encoding uncharacterized protein LOC121781772, translating into MACWSAENATNAYLRTMKMGKSAKEPNAAEFISAMAAGNNAQLMVVACSGAADSTALALLAAAQQTGGRLVCIVRGRDELQASTAALGPNAGSIEFVAGDAKALLPGYCKDSDFIAIDCNLESHEEIIGAAVREAHGNTIVLGYNAFCRETWRSSPSRTQLLPIGEGLLLTRVAAPAAVKRGKSNWIVKVDQCTGEEHVFRVRSSVGRSIRA
- the LOC121782368 gene encoding hypersensitive-induced response protein 4-like yields the protein MGNSCCLMCACVEQASVGVVERWGRFDRLAQPGFHFLNCLAGECLAGVLSTRIQSLDVKIETKTKDNVFVQLHCSIQYRVIKENADDAFYELQNPREQIQAYVFDVVRAHVPRMTLDEVFEQKSDVAQAVLEELEKVMGAYGYNIEHILMVDIIPDPYVRSAMNEINAAQRMQLASVYKGEAEKILQVKKAEAEAEAKYLGGVGVARQRQAITDGLRENILNFSDKIEGTSAKEVMDLIMVTQYFDTIKDLGNSSKNTTVFIPHGPGHVRDIGEQIRNGMMQGASAQLMDQ
- the LOC121782367 gene encoding peptidyl-prolyl cis-trans isomerase FKBP53-like, which gives rise to MAFWGIEVKPGTPYTLSDEERGRLHVTQATLGSGESTKKSILQCEVGDKDPIYLCSLLPDKLETCPLNLEFEEDKKVTFSIVGPQSVHLSGFFYGDESEDEDESDEDGYGCCYEEDDAMGIGSEDEEDFDYDSEDEEDEDCSEDDLCCRHPHSTVRNSGVKIEEIVDDEKPTNENGVSKQAKKKKKAAGNENSNSQIVTKTETSVPVLESEDEDGFPVPASDETKHESIGKKSQNRNEKADAGSERKLKRKSGEIDQNEQPARDTTENEVKQKNNKKKKVAQNSLQNGKPDSKVTVEPPVSEAGSDLKSSSEKKKEKKKNKKNKLQENAQTPSAEKKVAEKNETDVEKQEKGGASKSLQVRTYPNGLVTEEVAMGKPDGRRASPGKKVSVHYIGKLQKNGKIFDSNVRKAPFKFRLGIGQVIKGWDVGVNGMRVGDKRRLTIPPAMGYGAKGCPPAIPPNSWLVFDVELVDVN